A DNA window from Candidatus Bodocaedibacter vickermanii contains the following coding sequences:
- the tnpA gene encoding IS200/IS605 family transposase, with translation MTDYSKTSHTVFYHRYHLVWITKYRKRVLSGELRLRVREVIAQVADELGVKVCNGVLSADHVHIFVEIPPHVSVSEFVKIAKGRSSRKIQQEFPNIKKEYWGRHFWGRGFFSSTSGNVTDDIINAYINNHTDSFQSNNLSNISLE, from the coding sequence ATGACAGATTATAGCAAAACCAGCCACACCGTATTTTACCATAGATATCACTTAGTATGGATCACCAAGTATCGTAAACGAGTTCTAAGTGGTGAATTAAGATTACGAGTGCGTGAGGTGATCGCACAGGTTGCTGATGAACTGGGTGTTAAGGTTTGCAATGGCGTGTTGTCAGCAGATCATGTGCATATTTTTGTAGAAATACCTCCCCACGTATCGGTCAGTGAATTTGTAAAAATAGCAAAGGGACGATCGTCAAGAAAGATTCAGCAGGAGTTTCCTAATATCAAGAAAGAATATTGGGGAAGACACTTCTGGGGGCGAGGGTTCTTTAGTTCAACGAGCGGCAATGTTACTGATGACATCATTAATGCCTACATCAACAATCATACGGACTCTTTCCAGTCAAATAACCTTTCTAATATCTCTTTAGAGTAG
- a CDS encoding lysozyme has product MSLISRFEGFFPKAYLCPAGVPTIGFGHVVEDNENFSGIHLAQDEALELLRSDLVSANDIRPYLKDPDSLAPHQLDAITSLTYNMGHPEIGHSFLIKHINENNIEAAYDFFAPWRGIGDKIVPGLAKRRLVELMVFANRPLDPKSNL; this is encoded by the coding sequence TTGTCATTGATTTCGAGGTTTGAGGGATTTTTTCCAAAAGCGTATCTCTGCCCTGCTGGGGTTCCAACAATTGGTTTCGGGCATGTAGTAGAAGATAATGAAAACTTCTCTGGGATACATCTAGCGCAAGATGAGGCCTTGGAATTATTGCGGTCAGATCTTGTTAGCGCCAATGATATTCGTCCTTATTTAAAAGACCCCGATAGTTTAGCGCCCCATCAATTGGATGCGATCACCTCCTTAACTTATAATATGGGGCATCCTGAGATTGGTCATTCATTTTTGATAAAACATATTAATGAAAATAATATAGAGGCTGCCTATGATTTTTTTGCGCCTTGGCGAGGGATTGGTGACAAAATTGTTCCTGGCTTAGCAAAGCGCCGCTTGGTAGAACTTATGGTGTTTGCAAATCGACCTCTTGACCCAAAGAGCAATTTATAG
- the grxD gene encoding Grx4 family monothiol glutaredoxin has product MLDIQSKIKELVETNDVVLFMKGTPEFPQCGFSSTVVQILNHLGVKCLGINILEDQDMRQGIKDYTNWPTLPQLYIKGEFIGGCDIVKEMFQAGELQTMLAEKQIV; this is encoded by the coding sequence ATGTTAGACATTCAATCAAAAATTAAAGAATTAGTTGAAACAAATGATGTTGTTTTGTTTATGAAGGGAACGCCAGAATTTCCCCAGTGTGGATTTTCCAGCACGGTTGTGCAAATACTCAATCATTTAGGTGTTAAGTGCTTAGGCATTAATATCCTTGAAGATCAAGACATGCGCCAAGGGATTAAGGATTACACAAATTGGCCAACCCTTCCCCAGCTGTATATCAAAGGCGAGTTCATTGGCGGCTGTGACATTGTTAAAGAAATGTTTCAAGCAGGTGAATTACAAACAATGTTGGCTGAAAAGCAAATAGTATAA
- a CDS encoding BolA family transcriptional regulator: protein MAVAQDKLYSLLKESFADAEVIIQDLAGDGDHYAVTVKSPAFKGMTRVQQHKMVYDALQGAMAAELHALAIKTEVL from the coding sequence ATGGCGGTTGCACAGGATAAGTTATACTCTTTATTAAAAGAGTCATTTGCAGATGCTGAGGTTATAATCCAAGACCTTGCGGGGGATGGTGATCATTATGCTGTGACCGTCAAAAGCCCTGCGTTTAAAGGGATGACGCGCGTTCAACAACACAAAATGGTTTACGATGCGTTACAGGGGGCTATGGCGGCAGAGCTGCATGCGTTAGCAATTAAAACAGAAGTACTTTAG
- a CDS encoding phosphoribosylaminoimidazolesuccinocarboxamide synthase, with protein sequence MANRTKLFEDGGRIFFQGSDPGTVVHFFKDDALIKGESLTINGKGAINNQLSERLHQTLQDLGVLSTFMRRLNMREQLHSVGEIVPVRIKIHNYTDLDVNQDYGVDMGTKLPYPILEFVGPTQHKMDKLITPELAEAFGWISSYEIEDLKVLSRKINDVVFGFFRGIDYDLIDITLDFARIYKDEFSDPMLLFAGELTPETCSLRSRHTLQITENSVENLTQFYQDMARLSGIIKEAD encoded by the coding sequence ATGGCCAATAGAACAAAGTTGTTTGAAGATGGTGGCCGAATTTTCTTTCAAGGAAGCGATCCAGGTACCGTTGTTCATTTTTTCAAAGATGATGCGCTGATTAAGGGTGAGTCTCTTACTATCAATGGTAAGGGTGCTATTAACAATCAGCTGTCAGAACGTTTACATCAAACTCTTCAGGATTTGGGTGTTTTAAGCACATTTATGCGCCGATTAAACATGCGGGAACAATTGCATTCCGTGGGTGAAATAGTGCCAGTCCGAATCAAAATTCACAACTATACTGATTTAGATGTAAACCAAGATTATGGCGTGGATATGGGGACAAAGCTTCCCTACCCTATCTTAGAATTTGTAGGGCCCACTCAACACAAAATGGATAAGCTGATTACCCCAGAATTGGCAGAGGCATTTGGGTGGATCAGCAGCTATGAAATTGAAGATTTAAAAGTATTAAGTCGAAAGATCAATGATGTTGTTTTCGGATTTTTTAGAGGCATTGATTATGATTTGATTGATATCACATTAGACTTTGCCAGGATTTACAAAGATGAGTTTTCGGATCCTATGTTGTTGTTCGCTGGGGAATTAACGCCAGAGACCTGCTCATTAAGATCAAGACATACCCTGCAAATTACTGAAAATTCTGTTGAAAATTTAACTCAATTCTATCAAGATATGGCCAGATTATCAGGTATTATTAAGGAAGCTGACTAA
- the thyX gene encoding FAD-dependent thymidylate synthase, producing MILDSKADQLADVRAQRFSTGRATVEALEEILYEPIKVLDHGFVRIVDYMGDDGAVVQAARVSYGKGTKKVNQDQGLINYLMRHRHTTPFEMCDIKLHIKLPIFVARQWIRHRTASVNEYSARYSILDKEFYIPEPQHLAAQSEVNNQGRGNVLVGAEAEHVLTLLKQDSVQAYSHYQDMLNLDENGQILDENRSGLARELARMELPVNYYTQWYWKINLHNLMHFLSLRADSHAQYEIRVYAEAMLDIMRRWVPLTYHAFTEYRQQGAHLSKTGLQAVRRMIKGEIVTQENSGLTSREWGELIKILETE from the coding sequence ATTATTTTAGATTCAAAAGCTGATCAATTGGCAGATGTAAGGGCGCAACGTTTTAGTACGGGGCGTGCAACGGTTGAGGCATTAGAAGAAATCCTCTATGAACCCATTAAAGTTTTAGACCATGGGTTTGTTCGTATAGTTGACTATATGGGCGATGATGGTGCAGTTGTGCAGGCTGCGCGCGTTTCATATGGAAAAGGCACTAAAAAGGTCAACCAAGATCAAGGGTTGATCAATTATTTAATGCGCCACCGACATACGACTCCCTTTGAAATGTGCGATATAAAGCTACACATAAAATTACCTATTTTTGTAGCGCGTCAGTGGATTCGTCATCGTACGGCCAGTGTGAATGAATATTCTGCACGGTATTCAATTTTAGATAAAGAATTTTATATCCCAGAACCTCAGCATTTGGCAGCGCAGTCAGAAGTAAACAACCAAGGGCGTGGAAACGTATTAGTTGGTGCAGAGGCTGAGCATGTTTTAACGTTGTTAAAGCAAGATTCGGTACAGGCATATAGCCATTATCAAGACATGTTAAATCTAGATGAAAATGGTCAGATTCTTGATGAAAACAGATCTGGTTTAGCCAGAGAGCTGGCGCGCATGGAATTGCCAGTGAATTATTATACTCAGTGGTATTGGAAGATTAACTTGCATAACCTGATGCATTTCTTGTCGTTAAGGGCAGATTCGCATGCTCAGTATGAGATCAGAGTTTATGCAGAGGCAATGTTGGATATTATGCGTCGTTGGGTTCCATTGACGTATCATGCGTTTACTGAATATCGTCAACAGGGGGCTCATTTGTCTAAGACAGGACTTCAAGCAGTACGCAGAATGATTAAGGGCGAAATCGTAACCCAAGAAAACAGCGGATTGACTTCTCGCGAATGGGGTGAGCTAATAAAAATCTTAGAAACTGAGTAA
- the ndk gene encoding nucleoside-diphosphate kinase — protein MSSNYTFSMIKPNATAKNITGKVNAYFEAAGFKIVAQRRVRLTLAQAQKFYEVHKERSFYGELCEFLASGPVVAQVLKGPNAVLKAREIMGDTNPEKAAEGTIRRDLGDSIGENTIHGSDSDENAANEIAFFFNQLDICE, from the coding sequence ATGTCTAGCAACTATACATTTTCGATGATTAAACCAAATGCAACAGCTAAAAACATTACTGGTAAAGTGAATGCATATTTTGAAGCTGCTGGCTTTAAAATCGTTGCACAACGTCGCGTGCGCTTAACTTTAGCGCAAGCACAAAAATTTTATGAAGTTCATAAAGAGCGTTCATTTTATGGCGAACTGTGCGAATTTTTAGCTTCAGGTCCTGTGGTTGCGCAAGTTCTAAAAGGACCAAATGCAGTTTTGAAAGCGCGCGAAATTATGGGCGATACAAACCCAGAAAAGGCCGCAGAAGGAACGATTCGTCGTGATTTAGGTGATTCAATTGGCGAAAACACAATTCACGGATCTGATTCTGATGAAAATGCAGCTAACGAAATTGCATTTTTCTTTAACCAATTAGATATCTGCGAATAG
- the tnpA gene encoding IS200/IS605 family transposase has protein sequence MYRSTLWGFPIETRQNSHQMFRIMCRFVWIPKYRTKFEEPYREMLKKIIGKIGYDYNIEIVELEISEDHIHMVVRSEPRISPSDTMHIVKSLAAREFFNTIMT, from the coding sequence ATGTACAGAAGTACGTTATGGGGTTTCCCCATAGAGACACGACAAAATAGTCATCAAATGTTTCGAATTATGTGTCGCTTTGTGTGGATACCGAAATATCGCACAAAATTTGAAGAACCATATCGAGAGATGTTGAAGAAGATCATCGGAAAGATAGGGTATGATTACAATATAGAAATAGTGGAGCTAGAAATATCCGAAGATCATATACATATGGTCGTTCGATCAGAGCCCAGGATCTCACCCTCAGATACTATGCACATCGTAAAGAGTCTAGCGGCACGAGAATTTTTTAATACTATCATGACATAA
- the yajC gene encoding preprotein translocase subunit YajC, with protein sequence MFLNSLAAQTAGTSASSSLQMLLPIVLVFGVMYFLIIRPQNKRMKDQQNMQSSIKIGDTVATTGGLIGRVVKLEEKEIHVDFNRAGQPVRVLRSAIVGLVDSANKAKAMTQPPQAKPTQEKAKAADKSEPADEQAQAQKPRVRSPMNRGRAGGNRRPAPKKSEE encoded by the coding sequence ATGTTTTTAAATTCTCTTGCCGCTCAAACAGCTGGCACCTCAGCAAGCAGCAGCTTACAAATGCTTTTACCCATCGTTCTTGTATTTGGTGTTATGTACTTTTTAATTATTCGCCCACAAAACAAGCGAATGAAAGATCAACAAAACATGCAGTCTTCAATTAAAATTGGGGATACTGTTGCAACAACAGGCGGTCTTATTGGACGCGTTGTAAAGCTTGAAGAAAAAGAAATTCACGTTGATTTTAATCGCGCCGGTCAACCTGTTCGCGTATTAAGATCTGCAATTGTTGGCCTTGTCGATTCTGCAAACAAAGCAAAAGCGATGACGCAACCACCCCAAGCAAAGCCCACCCAAGAAAAGGCAAAGGCGGCTGATAAGTCAGAACCTGCCGATGAGCAAGCTCAAGCTCAAAAGCCGCGCGTACGATCGCCCATGAACAGGGGTCGCGCAGGTGGTAACCGACGCCCAGCGCCAAAAAAATCAGAAGAATAA
- the secD gene encoding protein translocase subunit SecD has translation MSGRQKWKNLIVYGVCFLGTLFMIPNFLSEDQLAELPEFLRTSQMRLGLDLQGGSYLQLQVDMSSAVQDRFAGYADEVRILLRQKKISFSNLTIVKGESPSVVFEVLNDQDAAKAEAELNKLPNMITRVDGKRLTTQLRPHDLLTLRQSIINQSISIISRRVDQLGTTEPEVTAQGTDRIVVQLPGLKDPERVKGLINKTAKLTFHKVEARINNVQAQNYRATPGTRLIAEDEGLDGIPTAYYVISQNPVLTGDNLIDAQQGYDTQHNQAIVSFQLDGPGGRKFADVTRELALLPKDDPRKQFAMVLDNKIISAPAVQSEIPNGQGQITGNFTIQSANDLAVLMRAGALPATLSIMEEKTIGPSLGSDSIKAGQFATILSITAVMIAMAVLYGVFGLIADIALLFNTILLLAGLSIMEATLTLPGIAGIALTIGMAVDANVLIFERLREELKAGKKPQLALALGYDKAMATIIDANITTIMGALLLFWFGTGPIRGFAITLCLGISVSMFTAIMLTRLISEKWIDFRKNKPVTI, from the coding sequence ATGTCCGGTCGTCAAAAATGGAAAAATTTAATAGTTTATGGAGTGTGTTTTTTAGGCACACTCTTTATGATTCCCAATTTTTTATCAGAAGATCAACTTGCCGAACTTCCTGAGTTTCTAAGAACATCGCAAATGCGTCTTGGTTTAGATTTACAAGGCGGGTCTTACCTTCAACTTCAAGTCGATATGTCCAGCGCAGTTCAAGATCGATTTGCTGGATATGCTGATGAGGTTCGCATTTTGCTGCGTCAGAAAAAAATTAGCTTTTCAAATCTAACAATTGTTAAAGGCGAAAGCCCCTCCGTTGTGTTTGAGGTGCTAAACGACCAAGATGCTGCTAAAGCCGAAGCCGAGCTGAACAAGCTGCCCAACATGATAACACGCGTTGATGGAAAACGCCTAACAACTCAATTGCGCCCCCACGACTTATTGACATTGCGTCAATCTATTATTAATCAATCCATTAGCATCATTAGCCGCCGCGTGGATCAATTGGGAACAACAGAACCCGAAGTCACCGCACAGGGCACCGATCGAATCGTCGTTCAATTACCAGGATTAAAAGATCCCGAACGCGTAAAAGGTCTGATCAACAAAACTGCAAAACTAACCTTTCACAAAGTGGAGGCTCGTATTAACAACGTTCAGGCTCAAAATTACAGAGCGACTCCTGGAACAAGGCTTATAGCTGAAGATGAAGGACTGGACGGTATACCAACAGCCTATTATGTAATTTCTCAAAATCCTGTTTTAACTGGCGACAACCTTATTGATGCGCAACAAGGTTACGATACACAGCACAACCAAGCAATCGTGTCATTCCAACTAGATGGTCCGGGTGGGCGTAAGTTCGCTGATGTTACTCGTGAATTAGCTCTGCTACCCAAGGATGATCCCAGAAAACAATTCGCAATGGTTTTAGATAACAAAATCATAAGCGCACCAGCCGTGCAAAGCGAGATCCCAAACGGACAAGGACAAATCACTGGAAACTTTACCATTCAATCGGCAAATGACTTGGCTGTTTTGATGCGCGCAGGTGCATTACCTGCAACGCTAAGCATTATGGAAGAAAAAACCATTGGACCAAGCTTAGGATCCGACTCTATTAAAGCGGGTCAATTTGCAACCATTTTATCTATCACAGCGGTCATGATTGCAATGGCAGTTTTGTATGGGGTCTTTGGGCTTATCGCAGATATCGCATTGCTATTTAACACCATTTTGTTGCTTGCGGGTCTTTCCATTATGGAGGCAACCCTAACACTTCCTGGTATTGCGGGTATCGCATTAACCATCGGTATGGCTGTTGACGCCAACGTGTTGATTTTTGAACGTCTTCGCGAAGAATTAAAAGCGGGAAAGAAACCTCAGCTTGCATTGGCACTTGGATACGACAAAGCCATGGCAACGATTATTGATGCCAACATCACAACCATTATGGGAGCTTTGCTATTATTCTGGTTTGGAACCGGCCCCATCAGAGGATTCGCGATCACGCTATGCTTAGGTATTTCCGTATCTATGTTTACGGCTATCATGTTAACGCGGCTGATCTCTGAGAAATGGATCGACTTTCGCAAAAATAAACCCGTTACAATATAA
- the secF gene encoding protein translocase subunit SecF, which produces MGLRLVPENINIDFIGKRFVFFGISTLVLIVALTVGLARGINWGIDFKGGFMINMRMSEGMTIHSLREKFTDLKLGDVSFKEVGKGNDVMVVVEKQPGDENAQMAALARIKETLGAGVEYRSIDTVGPKASEELLGNGVIAVALCLLAMLAYVAVRFQWRFGVCAIFSLVHDAFYVVAFYVFTNLEFNMPAILAILITIGYSINDTVVIYDRIRENLAKFKKMEIPELINRSMNETLSRTTITSGTTVLSILFLYLFGGEVIATYTLPIMIGIIVGTFSSICLSGPLLVYFDIRALPQDVDGFKPSVNEN; this is translated from the coding sequence ATGGGTCTTCGATTAGTTCCTGAAAATATTAATATTGATTTTATTGGAAAGCGTTTTGTTTTCTTTGGAATTTCAACACTTGTATTAATTGTCGCGCTGACTGTGGGGCTGGCTCGCGGTATTAACTGGGGTATCGACTTCAAAGGCGGATTCATGATCAACATGAGAATGTCCGAGGGCATGACGATTCACTCATTGCGCGAAAAATTTACAGATCTAAAATTAGGTGATGTCTCGTTTAAAGAGGTTGGAAAAGGCAATGATGTTATGGTGGTTGTTGAAAAACAACCTGGTGATGAAAACGCACAAATGGCTGCGTTAGCTCGTATTAAAGAAACCCTGGGTGCGGGCGTTGAATACCGCAGCATTGATACAGTGGGGCCAAAAGCCAGCGAAGAACTTCTTGGTAATGGCGTTATTGCTGTTGCTTTGTGTTTACTTGCTATGCTTGCATACGTTGCCGTTCGATTTCAATGGCGATTTGGGGTGTGCGCTATATTCTCACTTGTCCACGATGCGTTTTACGTTGTGGCCTTTTATGTGTTTACAAACTTAGAATTTAACATGCCGGCTATCTTGGCCATTTTGATTACCATTGGTTATTCTATTAACGATACAGTCGTGATTTATGACCGCATTCGTGAAAATTTGGCCAAGTTTAAAAAGATGGAAATACCAGAACTTATTAATCGCAGCATGAACGAAACGTTATCTAGAACAACAATTACATCTGGAACAACCGTTCTGTCTATTTTGTTCTTGTACTTATTTGGTGGCGAGGTGATCGCAACGTACACGCTGCCAATTATGATTGGAATTATTGTGGGTACATTTTCATCAATTTGTTTGTCCGGTCCTTTATTGGTATACTTTGATATTAGAGCATTACCTCAAGACGTAGATGGCTTTAAACCAAGTGTTAATGAAAACTAA
- a CDS encoding 50S ribosomal protein L11 methyltransferase, protein MDFILKFNAKVGSESDAIFVTDILSQITLANSWWEDKTSRTWIIEILFERENLIQVSEFISKLYEAFKIVITDPEISDLEQRDWLRENQESFPPLEIGQFYIYGSHIKDPTPGQLLPLIIDAATAFGSGNHGSTRGCLLALSQLKSTDYTPSSILDMGCGSGVLAMAAAKLWSKSEITASDIDPECVRVTVENCALNDVAHIDVLSGNGFQNEIILSRQPFNLIIANILATVLCDIVADVKNALSKDGTVILSGILDIQKNMVAETYAKHGLILSDAIPVDEWVTLIMKSNDL, encoded by the coding sequence ATGGACTTTATTTTAAAATTTAACGCCAAGGTTGGCTCTGAATCAGATGCTATATTTGTTACAGATATTCTGTCCCAAATAACTTTAGCTAATTCCTGGTGGGAAGATAAAACATCTCGCACTTGGATCATTGAGATTTTGTTTGAGCGCGAAAACTTGATTCAAGTCTCTGAATTTATTAGCAAATTATACGAGGCTTTTAAAATTGTAATAACAGATCCCGAAATTTCTGATCTGGAACAACGCGACTGGCTGCGTGAAAATCAAGAATCATTTCCACCTTTAGAAATTGGTCAATTCTATATTTATGGGTCGCATATCAAAGATCCAACCCCCGGTCAATTGTTGCCTTTAATTATAGATGCAGCAACAGCGTTTGGATCTGGAAATCATGGATCTACACGGGGCTGTTTATTAGCGTTATCACAGCTAAAATCCACAGATTATACGCCTAGTTCAATTCTAGATATGGGCTGTGGGTCTGGAGTTTTAGCAATGGCTGCTGCAAAGCTATGGTCAAAATCTGAAATTACCGCATCTGACATTGACCCAGAATGTGTGCGCGTAACTGTTGAAAACTGCGCACTTAATGACGTTGCCCATATCGATGTTTTAAGCGGCAATGGATTTCAAAATGAAATCATTTTATCCCGCCAACCCTTTAATTTAATTATCGCAAACATTCTGGCAACTGTTCTGTGCGACATTGTTGCCGATGTTAAAAATGCATTATCTAAAGATGGCACCGTTATTTTGTCTGGAATTTTGGACATTCAAAAAAACATGGTAGCCGAAACTTATGCTAAACACGGGCTTATATTAAGCGATGCCATACCTGTTGATGAATGGGTTACGTTGATAATGAAAAGTAACGATTTGTAA
- the zapE gene encoding cell division protein ZapE produces MFGPVSSVYYNRINQGDLQEDSAQRLLISKLDHLHEQFHKPFWHQYFHSEKKGLYIVGDVGRGKTYLMDLFYDRTTISKQRLHYHIFIKTIHESLLKYKKKPWESLAKEFYKKGAMLCLDEFQLNDMGDLMILFQFFKHFFQQGGILITTSNRQPDEFHLPNDLRCRQFQKFLLQHLEVFSLEKGPDYRLKGKETCRRVFVDKQVTSVANFFQRSVQKSLKECTYSFHTLCESPVGVAYYDSILKKCESIIITDLKQMNDDDENSLTRFMQLIDLLYETKISLFMYSDVGLKDIYIGNKYKQPFQRTLSRLFEITSR; encoded by the coding sequence ATGTTTGGTCCAGTCAGCTCAGTTTATTACAACCGAATTAACCAGGGAGACTTGCAAGAAGACTCTGCTCAACGTCTTCTTATAAGCAAATTGGATCATTTGCACGAACAGTTTCACAAGCCTTTTTGGCATCAATATTTTCACTCTGAAAAAAAAGGGCTTTATATTGTAGGCGATGTTGGTCGTGGAAAAACATACTTGATGGATTTGTTCTACGACAGAACCACCATTTCAAAACAGCGCCTTCACTATCATATCTTTATTAAAACGATTCACGAAAGCTTACTTAAATATAAAAAAAAGCCCTGGGAGTCATTGGCTAAAGAATTTTATAAAAAAGGGGCAATGTTGTGTCTGGATGAATTTCAGCTTAATGACATGGGCGATCTAATGATTCTATTTCAATTCTTTAAGCATTTTTTTCAACAGGGCGGAATTTTGATAACAACGTCCAATCGCCAGCCTGATGAATTTCATCTGCCCAATGATTTACGTTGCCGTCAGTTTCAAAAATTCTTATTACAACATTTAGAGGTTTTTTCTTTAGAAAAAGGTCCCGACTATCGTCTAAAAGGCAAAGAAACCTGCCGCAGAGTCTTTGTGGACAAACAAGTAACTTCTGTAGCGAACTTTTTCCAGCGCAGCGTACAAAAAAGTTTGAAAGAATGTACGTATAGCTTTCATACATTATGTGAGTCCCCGGTGGGTGTTGCATATTACGATTCAATATTAAAAAAATGTGAATCAATAATTATTACTGATTTAAAGCAAATGAACGATGATGATGAAAACAGTCTTACCCGTTTTATGCAATTGATTGATTTATTATATGAAACCAAAATCAGCCTTTTTATGTACTCTGACGTTGGTTTAAAAGATATTTATATTGGGAACAAATATAAACAACCCTTTCAACGAACTCTATCCAGACTATTCGAAATAACATCTCGGTAA
- the fliF gene encoding flagellar basal-body MS-ring/collar protein FliF: MDTVLEAIRRMGKTRVLLTAMFSVILLVMLMFLFSKLSTSSMVPLYNNIDPKTAGEIITKLEGQGTSYELRGDGSQILVSATEAPRLRMLFAQEGLPGSDGVGYEIFDKGDSLSTTAFTQDINYIRALEGELGKSIASLNSVAAVRVHLVIPKREPFQREQKVPTASVVIKIKGSNTLSPQNIQAIQHLVAAAVPGLDASRVAIIDNNGRLLAKSTDGADSQEVNNGINNHRVLLEEKLSHTIESLVERTVGYGKVRAQVAVDLDLNRITESSELYDPATQVVRSSQVVSDISQEAQTENQPITLKNAVPSPQGAAKGAPAPVAQNKSTRNQEIINYEISKTVRQYVKESGDIKRLSIAVMVDGIRTQEGKEEKYQPRSAEELETIKTVVKSAIGFQATRGDEIQVVHMPFAMETPEAASAYDWLFGFTKNDFFRLLEILAFLSVGLFLTFSIIKPFFKNLMLVMQSIKPSLRQKEIEADILAADQKRKPPEAIQLKNVSGLVQSDTVNTIHSLLEDYPKQAAKVVNSWLNEG, from the coding sequence TTGGATACTGTTTTAGAAGCAATACGACGAATGGGAAAAACCCGAGTGTTGTTGACCGCAATGTTTAGCGTCATACTCCTTGTCATGCTTATGTTTCTTTTTTCAAAACTGTCCACATCTTCTATGGTTCCACTGTATAATAATATTGATCCAAAAACTGCAGGGGAAATTATTACAAAGCTTGAGGGGCAAGGAACGTCTTATGAATTAAGGGGAGATGGAAGTCAAATCCTAGTTTCGGCCACAGAAGCACCCCGATTACGCATGCTATTTGCTCAAGAAGGTCTGCCTGGAAGTGACGGCGTGGGGTATGAAATCTTCGACAAAGGGGATTCTCTTAGCACAACAGCGTTCACTCAAGATATAAATTATATTCGCGCACTAGAAGGTGAGCTTGGAAAATCCATAGCATCATTAAACTCTGTCGCTGCGGTCAGAGTCCATTTAGTTATACCAAAACGTGAGCCCTTTCAACGTGAACAAAAAGTTCCAACTGCGTCTGTTGTTATTAAAATAAAAGGATCGAATACTCTATCCCCACAAAACATTCAAGCGATCCAACACCTAGTCGCTGCCGCGGTTCCAGGGTTGGATGCATCAAGAGTTGCAATTATTGATAACAATGGAAGGCTGTTGGCTAAAAGCACTGACGGTGCAGACTCGCAAGAAGTAAACAACGGCATTAACAATCACCGCGTTTTATTGGAAGAAAAACTGTCCCACACGATTGAGTCTTTAGTCGAAAGAACAGTTGGTTATGGTAAAGTGCGCGCCCAAGTTGCTGTTGACTTAGATTTAAATCGAATCACTGAAAGTTCAGAACTATATGACCCGGCAACTCAAGTAGTTCGATCATCTCAGGTTGTTAGCGATATTAGCCAAGAAGCTCAAACAGAGAATCAGCCTATTACACTTAAAAATGCAGTCCCAAGCCCTCAAGGTGCCGCAAAAGGTGCGCCAGCACCCGTGGCTCAAAACAAATCCACACGAAATCAAGAAATCATTAACTATGAGATTTCAAAAACAGTTCGTCAATATGTAAAAGAAAGTGGCGATATTAAACGCTTAAGTATTGCTGTAATGGTCGATGGTATTCGCACCCAAGAGGGCAAAGAAGAAAAATACCAACCCAGATCGGCAGAAGAACTGGAAACCATCAAAACAGTTGTAAAATCCGCCATCGGTTTTCAAGCTACACGTGGTGATGAAATACAAGTGGTACATATGCCGTTTGCCATGGAAACACCCGAGGCAGCCTCTGCCTATGATTGGCTGTTTGGCTTTACAAAAAACGATTTCTTTAGATTGTTAGAAATCCTGGCCTTTTTGAGTGTTGGTTTGTTTTTAACATTCAGTATCATTAAGCCTTTCTTTAAAAATCTTATGTTAGTGATGCAGTCTATAAAACCTTCATTACGACAGAAAGAGATAGAGGCTGACATTTTAGCAGCTGATCAAAAACGAAAACCCCCAGAAGCAATTCAATTAAAAAACGTTTCGGGATTAGTCCAATCAGACACCGTTAATACCATTCACTCTTTACTTGAAGACTATCCAAAACAAGCGGCAAAAGTAGTAAATTCTTGGTTGAACGAGGGATAA